From the genome of Rathayibacter sp. VKM Ac-2759, one region includes:
- a CDS encoding ABC transporter ATP-binding protein, whose translation MDAVTIRGLRKSYGRVVALDGLDLSVAAGEIHGFLGPNGAGKSTTIRILLGLARATGGVATVLGGDPWRQAVALHRRIASVPGDVSVWPNLSGGEAIDLLARLRGAGALGDSYRRERARLLEAFDLDPRKKGRAYSKGNRQKVALVAALAVPAELYLLDEPTSGLDPLMELVFQRELRRVRESGATVLLSSHLLSEVEQLCDRVSIVRAGRVVESGTLADLRHLTRTEVSFAGSVVPELAGVHDAAVVDGRVRFTVDSDAVAGLLPVLGRWGVEGLRVQPPSLEELFLRNYGAP comes from the coding sequence GTGGACGCCGTCACGATCCGGGGACTCCGGAAGTCCTACGGCAGGGTCGTCGCGCTGGACGGGCTCGACCTGAGCGTCGCGGCCGGCGAGATCCACGGCTTCCTGGGGCCGAACGGCGCCGGCAAGTCGACCACGATCCGCATCCTCCTCGGTCTCGCGCGTGCGACCGGAGGCGTGGCGACGGTGCTCGGCGGCGACCCGTGGCGGCAGGCGGTCGCGCTGCACCGGCGCATCGCCTCCGTGCCCGGCGATGTCAGCGTCTGGCCCAACCTGTCGGGCGGCGAGGCGATCGACCTGCTCGCCCGGCTGCGCGGCGCCGGCGCGCTCGGCGACTCCTACCGGCGCGAGCGCGCCCGCCTGCTCGAGGCGTTCGACCTCGACCCGCGGAAGAAGGGCCGCGCCTACTCGAAGGGGAACCGGCAGAAGGTGGCGCTCGTCGCCGCTCTCGCCGTGCCCGCCGAGCTCTACCTGCTCGACGAGCCGACCAGCGGGCTCGATCCCCTGATGGAGCTCGTGTTCCAGCGGGAGCTGCGGCGGGTGCGCGAGAGCGGAGCGACGGTCCTGCTCTCGAGCCACCTCCTGTCGGAGGTCGAGCAGCTCTGCGACCGGGTCAGCATCGTCCGCGCGGGCCGGGTCGTCGAGTCGGGGACGCTCGCGGACCTGCGGCATCTCACGCGCACCGAGGTGTCGTTCGCCGGCAGCGTCGTGCCCGAGCTGGCGGGCGTGCACGACGCCGCGGTGGTCGACGGGCGGGTGCGGTTCACGGTCGACAGCGACGCGGTGGCCGGCCTGCTGCCGGTGCTCGGGCGGTGGGGGGTCGAGGGGCTGCGGGTGCAGCCTCCGTCGCTCGAGGAGCTGTTCCTGCGGAACTACGGCGCCCCGTGA
- a CDS encoding polyketide antibiotic transporter, translating to MSAVAALLRLRLRRDAVQLAVWILGTASLAGAAHAGVTASYGTQADRSALLATAAANPVILLFRGLPSGPGEGAFLAFLIVPFLAMTAAFMSSFLAVRHTRAEEETGRADLVGATSAGRSAPLAATIVHAVLANAVLALLCTAVLLPTGLGARGAVTTGLGAGASGLVFFGLTLLAAQLVRGSRAANAAGVWIILGTFVLCGVGNAVGTPSADALRIESAWPAWLSPFGWVENTRPYDVDDLRPLLLCAVVAIAATGGAFALHASRDSGAGLLPERRGRASAGALLGGPLGLAWRLGRGAVLGWAVGGVLTGLLATRLAAVLGEVSAQIPSVQELTRALAENGSLEQGAVVIFFTLLGVLASCCAVQTVCRARQEEARGTAEPVLSGAVGRLRWLASFAGVASAGVVLTMSGGVVGAALGLASLPDPDWSLMATVLVTGAGQAVAAAVLLVATALLVVAVPRLTIPGGWTLVALATVLGLFGPLFAAPQWLVDVSPIAVAPTLAGDSVEARGLVWLVVAVAAGATAVVLLLRRRELTPDE from the coding sequence GTGAGCGCCGTCGCGGCGCTGCTGCGCCTGCGCCTGCGCCGCGACGCGGTGCAGCTCGCCGTCTGGATCCTCGGCACGGCCTCCCTCGCCGGGGCCGCCCACGCCGGCGTCACCGCCTCCTACGGAACGCAGGCCGACCGGTCCGCGCTGCTCGCGACCGCCGCCGCGAACCCCGTGATCCTGCTCTTCCGGGGGCTGCCCTCCGGTCCGGGTGAGGGTGCGTTCCTCGCGTTCCTGATCGTGCCGTTCCTCGCGATGACCGCCGCCTTCATGAGCAGCTTCCTCGCCGTCCGGCACACCCGGGCGGAGGAGGAGACCGGTCGCGCGGATCTCGTCGGCGCCACGTCCGCCGGCCGCTCGGCACCGCTGGCCGCGACGATCGTGCACGCGGTGCTCGCGAACGCGGTGCTGGCCCTGCTGTGCACCGCGGTGCTGCTGCCGACCGGGCTCGGAGCGCGCGGCGCGGTGACCACGGGGCTCGGCGCGGGGGCTTCGGGTCTGGTCTTCTTCGGCCTCACCCTCCTCGCTGCGCAGCTCGTGCGCGGCTCGCGTGCGGCGAACGCGGCGGGTGTGTGGATCATCCTCGGCACCTTCGTCCTGTGCGGTGTCGGCAACGCGGTCGGGACGCCGAGCGCCGATGCGCTGCGGATCGAGAGCGCGTGGCCGGCGTGGCTCTCGCCGTTCGGCTGGGTCGAGAACACGAGGCCGTACGACGTCGACGACCTGCGCCCGCTGCTGCTCTGCGCGGTGGTCGCGATCGCCGCGACGGGAGGAGCGTTCGCGCTGCACGCGAGCCGCGACTCCGGTGCGGGGCTGCTGCCCGAGCGGCGGGGTCGAGCGTCCGCGGGTGCCCTGCTGGGCGGCCCGCTCGGGCTCGCCTGGCGGCTCGGCCGCGGCGCCGTGCTCGGCTGGGCGGTCGGCGGGGTGCTGACGGGGCTGCTGGCCACGCGCCTCGCGGCGGTGCTCGGCGAGGTCAGCGCGCAGATCCCCTCCGTGCAGGAGCTGACCCGCGCCCTCGCGGAGAACGGCTCGCTCGAGCAGGGCGCGGTCGTGATCTTCTTCACCCTGCTCGGCGTTCTCGCGTCGTGCTGCGCGGTGCAGACGGTCTGCCGCGCGCGTCAGGAGGAGGCCCGCGGCACGGCCGAGCCGGTGCTCTCGGGTGCGGTGGGGCGGCTCCGCTGGCTCGCGTCGTTCGCGGGGGTGGCGTCGGCCGGCGTCGTGCTCACCATGTCGGGCGGAGTCGTGGGAGCCGCACTCGGACTCGCCTCCCTCCCGGATCCCGACTGGTCGCTGATGGCGACCGTGCTGGTCACCGGCGCCGGTCAGGCCGTCGCCGCGGCGGTCCTCCTCGTGGCGACGGCCCTGCTGGTCGTCGCGGTGCCGAGACTCACGATCCCGGGCGGCTGGACGCTCGTCGCGCTCGCGACGGTGCTCGGCCTCTTCGGTCCGCTGTTCGCCGCGCCGCAGTGGCTGGTCGACGTCTCGCCGATCGCGGTGGCGCCGACCCTCGCGGGAGACAGCGTGGAGGCGCGCGGGCTGGTGTGGCTGGTCGTCGCCGTCGCCGCCGGCGCGACCGCAGTGGTGCTCCTCCTGCGGCGGAGGGAACTGACCCCGGACGAGTGA
- the cydB gene encoding cytochrome d ubiquinol oxidase subunit II, whose amino-acid sequence MDFLPTVWFVAIAALWTGYLFLEGFDLGVGMHLLLTARNDSDRRVMLNTIGPVWDGNEVWLLTAGAATFAAFPFWYASLFSTLYVPLVVVLLGLIVRAVSIEYRGKGRSRAWILTWDLLHGIGAFLAAFGVGAALALTTTGLPLDANGDRVGGPFVWFTGTAVLGGLAVVGFCLVHAAAFLALKTEGPVRRAAGSFAWRWSPVALLPIVGWVLLVQLRTGSWLTWALVALAVVAVVAAWSSARAGREGRAFAGFGVFLLLGTASIFAAVYPVVLPSTLDPAYDLTVANASSGDYTLAVMSVVTAFGLPLVIAYQAWTYWVFRRRIGPGSIPPAHAIRAAVAGGERVGPR is encoded by the coding sequence GTGGACTTCCTCCCCACCGTCTGGTTCGTCGCCATCGCGGCGCTGTGGACCGGCTACCTGTTCCTCGAGGGCTTCGACCTCGGGGTCGGGATGCACCTGCTCCTCACCGCCCGGAACGACTCCGACCGCCGCGTGATGCTGAACACCATCGGCCCGGTCTGGGACGGCAACGAGGTCTGGCTGCTGACGGCCGGTGCCGCCACGTTCGCCGCGTTCCCGTTCTGGTACGCCTCCCTCTTCTCGACCCTCTACGTCCCTCTGGTCGTGGTGCTGCTCGGGCTGATCGTGCGGGCGGTGTCGATCGAGTACCGGGGCAAGGGGCGCTCGCGCGCATGGATCCTCACCTGGGACCTCCTGCACGGCATCGGGGCGTTCCTCGCCGCCTTCGGGGTCGGAGCGGCGCTGGCGCTGACCACCACCGGGCTGCCGCTGGATGCGAACGGCGACCGCGTCGGCGGGCCCTTCGTCTGGTTCACCGGCACCGCGGTCCTGGGCGGTCTCGCCGTGGTCGGCTTCTGCCTCGTGCACGCGGCAGCGTTCCTGGCGCTGAAGACCGAGGGTCCCGTCCGCCGCGCCGCAGGGTCCTTCGCCTGGCGGTGGTCGCCCGTGGCGCTGCTCCCGATCGTCGGCTGGGTGCTGCTGGTGCAGCTGCGCACCGGCTCGTGGCTCACCTGGGCGCTCGTCGCCCTCGCGGTCGTCGCCGTGGTCGCGGCCTGGTCGTCGGCGAGAGCGGGACGGGAGGGCCGCGCGTTCGCCGGGTTCGGGGTCTTCCTCCTCCTCGGGACGGCCTCGATCTTCGCCGCCGTGTACCCCGTCGTCCTGCCGTCGACCCTCGATCCGGCGTACGACCTCACCGTGGCGAACGCGTCGAGCGGTGACTACACGCTCGCGGTCATGAGCGTCGTGACGGCGTTCGGGCTCCCGCTCGTGATCGCGTACCAGGCGTGGACCTACTGGGTCTTCCGGCGGCGGATCGGGCCGGGCAGCATCCCACCGGCGCACGCGATCAGGGCGGCGGTCGCGGGCGGGGAGCGCGTGGGCCCGCGCTGA
- a CDS encoding cytochrome ubiquinol oxidase subunit I, with protein sequence MDPVDIARWQFGVLTVYHFWMVPLTLGLGPVVAIMQTLWVRTGQDRYLRMTKFWGKLYLINFVMGVVTGIVQEFQFGMAWSTYSRFVGDVFGAPLAMEGLLAFFFESTFLGLWIFGWDRLPKRLHLAALWIAVAGSIVSAFFIIVANSWMQHPVGVELVDGRPVLVDIGAVLFNSTAVGAYTHTLFGSLGVGAAFLIGIAWYQLWQRRRDGIDTVGADKRVIVGENPSIPGRDATDHSVWIRSLRIGAVVAVIGFAGVAVTGDLQAKLMFEQQPMKMAAAEAACESGTSFSFFAIGDVGAQDCDQVVNVIEVPGLLSFLANGDVDTPVAGVNELVPRYQAEYGTTVPDDPAYGDAAGTPVQYVPVMAVTYWGFRIMIGFGALAAFAAVVALWITRRGTVPRSAWLMRLALLGIAAPFAANSAGWIFTEMGRQPFAVAPNPSGVDGVYLFTQAAVSPGVTTGELLFSLISLGLVYGALMVVEVTLLVRFVRAGVSGVMPELDDSDDHRDGDVLAFAY encoded by the coding sequence ATGGATCCCGTCGACATCGCCCGATGGCAGTTCGGCGTTCTCACCGTCTACCACTTCTGGATGGTCCCGCTGACCCTCGGGCTCGGTCCCGTCGTCGCGATCATGCAGACCCTGTGGGTGCGAACCGGCCAGGACCGCTACCTGCGGATGACGAAGTTCTGGGGGAAGCTCTACCTGATCAACTTCGTGATGGGCGTCGTCACCGGCATCGTCCAGGAGTTCCAGTTCGGGATGGCGTGGAGCACCTACTCCCGCTTCGTCGGCGACGTCTTCGGCGCTCCGCTCGCGATGGAGGGGCTGCTCGCGTTCTTCTTCGAGTCCACGTTCCTGGGGCTCTGGATCTTCGGCTGGGACCGGCTGCCCAAGCGCCTGCACCTCGCCGCTCTCTGGATCGCGGTGGCCGGCTCGATCGTCTCGGCGTTCTTCATCATCGTCGCCAACTCGTGGATGCAGCACCCCGTCGGAGTCGAGCTCGTCGACGGTCGACCGGTCCTCGTCGACATCGGGGCGGTCCTGTTCAACAGCACCGCGGTCGGTGCCTACACGCACACCCTCTTCGGGTCGCTCGGCGTCGGGGCGGCGTTCCTGATCGGCATCGCCTGGTACCAGCTCTGGCAGCGCCGCCGCGACGGGATCGACACGGTCGGCGCGGACAAGCGCGTGATCGTCGGCGAGAACCCCTCGATCCCGGGCAGGGACGCGACCGACCACAGTGTGTGGATCCGCTCGCTGCGCATCGGTGCCGTCGTCGCGGTCATCGGCTTCGCCGGAGTCGCCGTCACCGGCGACCTCCAGGCGAAGCTGATGTTCGAGCAGCAGCCGATGAAGATGGCCGCGGCGGAGGCGGCCTGCGAGTCGGGCACCTCCTTCTCGTTCTTCGCGATCGGCGACGTCGGAGCGCAGGACTGCGATCAGGTCGTGAACGTGATCGAGGTGCCGGGGCTGCTCTCCTTCCTCGCCAACGGAGACGTCGACACACCCGTCGCCGGGGTGAACGAGCTCGTTCCCCGGTACCAGGCCGAGTACGGCACGACCGTCCCCGACGACCCCGCCTACGGCGACGCGGCGGGCACGCCCGTCCAGTACGTGCCGGTGATGGCGGTCACCTACTGGGGCTTCCGCATCATGATCGGCTTCGGCGCCCTCGCCGCCTTCGCGGCGGTGGTCGCGCTCTGGATCACGCGCAGGGGGACGGTGCCGCGGTCGGCCTGGCTCATGCGCCTGGCGCTCCTCGGGATCGCGGCGCCGTTCGCCGCCAACTCGGCGGGCTGGATCTTCACCGAGATGGGGCGGCAGCCGTTCGCGGTCGCTCCGAACCCGTCCGGGGTCGACGGCGTCTACCTCTTCACGCAGGCCGCCGTCTCACCGGGGGTGACCACGGGGGAGCTCCTGTTCTCGCTGATCAGCCTCGGCCTCGTGTACGGCGCGCTGATGGTCGTCGAGGTGACGCTGCTGGTGCGCTTCGTGCGGGCAGGCGTGTCCGGCGTGATGCCGGAGCTCGACGACTCCGACGACCACCGCGACGGCGACGTGCTCGCCTTCGCCTACTGA
- a CDS encoding ATP-dependent DNA ligase: MGRLHYGSSLEADFDDRLLAHLQIVIGVKLGRSESFYFSWRNARGGGNGRTSIWMHPSIPLRFEYGAAPAPGINPTWIRRLLIDSHTASGLRITAEPECLPDRDDAA, from the coding sequence ATGGGCCGCTTGCACTACGGCTCGTCCCTCGAGGCGGACTTCGACGATCGCCTGCTCGCCCACCTGCAGATCGTCATCGGCGTGAAGCTGGGCAGGAGCGAGTCCTTCTACTTCTCGTGGAGGAATGCGCGCGGCGGTGGGAACGGGCGCACGAGCATCTGGATGCACCCCTCGATCCCGCTGCGGTTCGAGTACGGGGCCGCCCCTGCGCCCGGCATCAATCCGACCTGGATCCGCCGGCTCCTCATCGACTCCCACACCGCGTCCGGCCTGCGCATCACTGCCGAACCGGAGTGTCTCCCCGACCGCGACGACGCGGCCTGA